The Desulfitobacterium chlororespirans DSM 11544 genome contains a region encoding:
- a CDS encoding TerB N-terminal domain-containing protein codes for MELSIAQEIQRLQPAKMPAEFEVYFSWSDSEKALTQKSRGEYWGEGSYVSESGYWSLPGFTENDDPWLKKNKIQGKEIFEFISHVFPEWKKRGLPVKCEIVLNPEPAFTMKINQIGKDTLTGEILWRINPQRIIEIPDLKGYILADSFLYEGLSPATFSSNIPFQSGEFTLKDEEIAIFQQEILPKIRKWTKGNLEELSKRHRVVENGGELILSVARGEINGIGYGEAVPYFVGGNERIKAEDLSKEIQPSRKYLRLNSGWYPVARLKQLGIGPMGRLTDGTALSNYLKLSATEVLRRGSERFDGPWQRLEFPELKLPVNDTPAKIVAKHLEFLIQWGIPGGFIGTFADYEVILLEMLTNLLQGSPQIRVLIVGKKALFSDMTEQWQAIVSAKYEGNKKDPELKNNAAGLYMATPNALENHPPLSRAKWDLLMILEADALIKSSTSKLYNNLVSCKARLVLGLFTGTEFFSHQQSFEALSSIFGIQDRATVWKYGVRNPYEEKIALPPAYRLRKRFETGKKTPEGLAEFTLRNDLPNTAIPIPPRTENTIQVSSVKGNLEFALSIETSSLNSYGGYYNGGSFLQEAKKLVEYVEHRAKFIPFMSYWPTYSSMSMEQQKWYFYWRGQVRKGSYPDTDLSYIFVHVYELINNVGVQNPQDGYQQLFNLWINYREHYPKLDHYLVDWLTDYVAMFGCNVDLLQVYQHLDHKNADLDYLNIILTGYKKSGIGRLSLELINQIADYSIFRSKFYNESGQTLLVEYIPKTIEKVNAFLLEKHHGGILDLFQPSQREKIQREPFRSAVYCYRVSQQITLETVPYIKHKPLREFLTAVIKHTENKLREAKGYNGRLRGYVLEPEIKIWIDDFLASEIEGLEPATKPSLKIELDTSKVFQLIEDSDKVRDMLIIPGDEAQVEEEIEDQPVIGKNIAGSMERPQGAPLHLLTDLEPVQQLLKELDSRQLELLKVLAESLWELGDQKLSGLFPDLLIDSVVDDINEVSLQYLGDLLIAVEGSQKIVADDFRDELEYLLPRLGKAKSLESEPPCQALDLPEEWETFRTNISIFQHQALAAFSQEADLIARINKIAEECLMMPEMLIDSINEVALENIGDIIINVESFPPAINEEYQEWIKKITA; via the coding sequence TTGGAGCTTTCAATCGCTCAAGAAATTCAGCGACTGCAACCAGCTAAAATGCCTGCAGAATTTGAAGTTTACTTTAGTTGGAGTGATTCAGAGAAGGCGCTGACCCAAAAATCGAGGGGAGAATATTGGGGAGAAGGTTCATACGTTTCTGAAAGTGGATACTGGAGCCTTCCCGGCTTTACAGAAAACGATGATCCATGGCTTAAGAAGAACAAGATTCAGGGTAAAGAAATCTTCGAATTCATCAGTCATGTCTTTCCTGAATGGAAAAAGCGCGGACTTCCTGTAAAATGTGAAATTGTTTTGAACCCAGAACCTGCTTTTACCATGAAAATTAACCAGATCGGCAAAGATACACTTACCGGTGAAATCCTCTGGCGGATAAACCCCCAACGAATCATTGAAATTCCTGATTTGAAGGGGTATATTCTTGCAGACTCTTTTCTTTATGAGGGATTGAGCCCTGCCACCTTCTCCTCGAATATCCCTTTTCAGAGTGGAGAATTTACCCTTAAAGATGAAGAAATTGCTATCTTTCAGCAGGAAATTCTGCCTAAGATCAGAAAATGGACGAAAGGCAACCTGGAGGAATTGTCAAAGAGACATCGGGTGGTGGAAAATGGCGGAGAGCTCATTCTTTCCGTGGCCAGAGGAGAAATAAATGGTATCGGTTATGGGGAGGCTGTTCCTTATTTTGTTGGGGGAAATGAGAGAATCAAAGCAGAGGATCTCTCCAAAGAAATTCAGCCGAGTAGAAAATATCTTCGACTGAACAGTGGCTGGTATCCTGTGGCAAGATTAAAACAACTTGGGATAGGACCCATGGGGCGCTTAACGGATGGAACCGCATTAAGCAATTATCTCAAGCTGTCAGCTACAGAAGTTCTGCGGAGGGGTTCGGAACGATTTGATGGTCCTTGGCAGCGACTTGAGTTTCCCGAGCTGAAATTGCCGGTGAACGATACTCCGGCTAAGATTGTGGCTAAACATTTAGAGTTCTTAATCCAATGGGGGATTCCTGGCGGTTTTATCGGGACTTTTGCTGATTATGAGGTTATCCTGCTAGAAATGTTGACCAACCTACTTCAAGGATCGCCCCAAATCCGGGTACTGATAGTTGGAAAAAAGGCCCTCTTCAGCGACATGACGGAGCAATGGCAAGCCATTGTCTCCGCTAAATATGAAGGAAATAAGAAAGACCCTGAATTAAAAAACAATGCAGCTGGACTGTATATGGCAACTCCCAATGCACTAGAAAACCACCCTCCGCTCAGCCGGGCTAAATGGGATCTTCTCATGATCTTGGAAGCTGATGCCTTAATTAAGTCCAGTACTTCAAAGCTATATAACAATCTTGTTTCCTGTAAAGCCCGCCTGGTACTCGGATTATTTACCGGCACGGAGTTTTTCAGCCACCAGCAATCCTTTGAAGCTCTTTCAAGCATATTCGGCATTCAGGACAGAGCAACAGTCTGGAAGTATGGGGTTCGCAATCCCTACGAAGAAAAGATTGCTTTACCACCAGCGTATAGACTGAGGAAAAGGTTTGAAACCGGTAAGAAAACACCCGAGGGGCTTGCTGAATTTACCCTCCGCAATGATTTGCCGAATACCGCTATTCCCATTCCTCCTAGAACAGAGAACACAATACAAGTATCCTCTGTTAAGGGGAACTTGGAATTTGCCCTATCCATTGAAACTAGCTCTTTAAATTCTTATGGCGGTTATTATAACGGGGGAAGTTTCCTTCAAGAAGCGAAGAAGCTCGTCGAATATGTGGAGCATAGAGCTAAGTTTATCCCGTTTATGTCCTATTGGCCGACTTATAGTTCTATGAGTATGGAACAACAGAAGTGGTATTTTTATTGGCGGGGGCAAGTCAGAAAAGGAAGTTATCCCGATACGGATCTTTCCTACATCTTTGTTCATGTCTATGAACTGATTAATAATGTGGGTGTTCAAAATCCTCAGGACGGATACCAGCAGCTATTTAATCTATGGATCAATTACCGGGAACACTACCCGAAGTTAGACCATTACCTGGTGGATTGGCTTACGGATTATGTGGCGATGTTCGGTTGCAATGTTGATCTTCTACAAGTTTATCAGCATCTTGATCACAAGAATGCCGATCTCGATTACTTAAATATCATCTTGACAGGATATAAGAAGTCGGGAATAGGCCGACTCTCCTTGGAGTTAATTAACCAGATCGCGGATTATAGCATTTTCCGCAGCAAGTTCTACAATGAAAGCGGTCAAACCCTTTTGGTGGAGTATATTCCCAAGACCATCGAAAAAGTGAATGCTTTTTTACTAGAAAAGCATCATGGGGGGATTCTGGATTTATTTCAACCGAGTCAGAGGGAAAAAATACAACGAGAGCCCTTTCGTAGTGCAGTGTATTGCTATAGAGTAAGTCAACAGATTACCCTGGAAACGGTTCCCTACATCAAGCACAAACCTTTGCGTGAGTTTCTTACCGCTGTTATCAAACACACTGAAAACAAGCTTAGAGAAGCAAAGGGTTACAATGGAAGGCTGCGGGGCTATGTTCTGGAACCTGAAATCAAGATCTGGATCGATGATTTCCTAGCTTCCGAAATAGAAGGTCTGGAACCGGCCACCAAACCCTCTCTGAAAATTGAGCTCGATACGTCAAAAGTATTCCAGCTGATTGAGGATTCTGATAAAGTACGGGATATGTTGATCATTCCTGGGGATGAAGCTCAAGTCGAAGAAGAGATAGAAGACCAACCTGTTATAGGGAAGAACATTGCTGGCAGTATGGAGAGGCCTCAGGGAGCGCCGCTTCACCTGCTGACGGATTTGGAGCCTGTTCAACAACTGCTGAAAGAGCTCGATAGCAGGCAATTGGAGCTGCTTAAAGTACTCGCCGAAAGTTTATGGGAATTGGGAGATCAAAAGTTATCCGGGCTATTCCCTGATCTGCTGATCGATTCCGTTGTTGACGATATCAATGAGGTTTCTCTCCAATACCTTGGCGATCTGCTCATTGCGGTTGAAGGGAGTCAAAAAATTGTTGCCGATGATTTTCGGGATGAACTAGAATATCTTTTACCCCGGTTGGGAAAAGCGAAATCATTAGAATCTGAACCCCCTTGCCAAGCCTTGGATCTTCCCGAAGAGTGGGAAACATTCCGAACAAATATTTCAATTTTCCAACATCAAGCATTGGCGGCCTTCAGTCAGGAAGCGGATTTGATCGCCAGAATCAATAAAATTGCCGAGGAATGCTTGATGATGCCTGAAATGCTGATTGATTCTATCAACGAAGTGGCCCTGGAGAATATTGGAG
- a CDS encoding HamA C-terminal domain-containing protein produces MSRIFDTKNIILAKVQKEDLNSFLVDMDIDDQGQPLYQLDGLTRAIINIIPEYVYAHYTNPEIPQTEWVEKLRQAAKSIYKIKDFELMRRWYIDGDQNAFNALNNSSNNRGEFGELILHLLLRDFKSTIPLVSKVYFKDAAGVPAHGFDAVHITSEEQILWLGESKFYSDSKQGLRELLKDLTNHFKADYLEEQFTVIKKNLNVNEIPQREEWIGKLNECNKLKDRIRMINIPMLCTYPHDIYSLHSDLNCDDAINYHEANVRELKTYFDTQNNHPLRNQLNIILLLLPIRDKHELVRKLHERLWHMQNM; encoded by the coding sequence GTGTCGAGAATATTTGATACAAAAAATATCATATTGGCAAAAGTTCAAAAAGAAGACTTAAACTCCTTTTTAGTTGATATGGATATTGACGATCAAGGGCAGCCCCTATATCAGCTTGACGGATTAACAAGAGCGATTATTAACATAATACCGGAATATGTTTACGCTCATTATACAAATCCAGAGATTCCACAAACAGAATGGGTTGAAAAGCTCCGCCAGGCTGCTAAAAGTATTTATAAGATCAAAGATTTTGAGCTTATGCGCCGTTGGTATATAGATGGTGATCAAAATGCTTTCAATGCGCTCAACAACTCCAGCAATAATCGTGGAGAGTTTGGGGAATTAATACTTCATTTATTACTACGAGATTTTAAATCTACTATTCCACTGGTTTCGAAGGTTTATTTTAAGGACGCGGCTGGTGTCCCCGCACATGGCTTTGACGCTGTACATATCACTTCAGAAGAACAAATTCTATGGCTGGGTGAAAGTAAATTTTATTCTGATAGCAAACAGGGATTAAGAGAATTATTGAAAGACCTAACCAATCACTTTAAAGCTGATTATTTGGAGGAACAATTTACCGTTATAAAAAAGAACTTAAATGTTAACGAAATACCTCAAAGGGAAGAATGGATTGGAAAACTCAATGAATGTAATAAACTAAAAGATCGAATTAGGATGATTAATATTCCCATGTTATGCACTTATCCACATGATATATATAGTCTTCATTCCGATTTAAACTGTGATGATGCTATTAACTATCATGAAGCTAATGTAAGAGAGCTAAAAACTTACTTTGATACACAAAATAATCACCCCCTTAGAAACCAATTAAATATTATCTTGTTATTATTGCCCATAAGAGATAAACATGAGCTTGTGCGAAAACTCCATGAACGCCTTTGGCATATGCAAAATATGTGA
- a CDS encoding DEAD/DEAH box helicase gives MIDYIRKIDSEENLTYEESFNIASHCSILLSGKDDDQKASARKIAIHVLNNWSCIPTETYPLWTDIIEAIGFYPYIEKNKETMAIQSLSDMVRQKTHLSDHLPTTYMHSEQKVLSDYLLSGKNVIASAPTSFGKSLLIEELVASSKYKNIVIIQPTLALLDETRLKLKKYSANYKIIVRTTQPAANDKGNLFLLTAERVMEYDPLPHIDLLIIDEFYKLSLRRVDERADTLNNAFLKIIGNFNSKFYFLGPNIDGITDGFADKYDAVFYKSDYSLVDCNIIDMTSSIDYSKKGKVLDEEKCKVLCKLLDSLRDEQTLIYCSSPARARRFARYYLDHLVANGTITTNSLPLIDWIKANISSQWSLADELSHGLAIHDGSLQKHIGASIIKYFNEGWLRCIFCTSTIIEGVNTSAKNVILFDGNKGGKSVDFFDYSNIKGRSGRMMEHYVGRIFNFVVPPPKEKIVIDIPFFEQNPISDEILINIPIQDVKDHIKARHEELHKTQADLLKIIKQNGVSINGQISIYYQLELDINSSKYSDFSWTQMPNWEQILYVLSIAEKKLFNIDHHGVSSVKQLTRYLNDYRKGKNIMNIVDNIYQNKIDSVRPETAQRNSKKYYDEAIEQAFHIYRHWFLFTVPKTFRVVDSLQRYVCDRHGRKAGSYSYFVQQLENDFLSEDLSILIEFGMPTSAVRKLEPKIPNGLTEDAIIEYIQKHKQQLTSNWLQYEIDKLNQCL, from the coding sequence ATGATTGATTACATAAGAAAAATAGACTCCGAAGAGAATCTAACCTATGAAGAAAGTTTCAATATTGCCTCTCATTGCTCTATTTTACTTTCTGGAAAAGATGATGATCAAAAAGCATCTGCTCGAAAAATTGCCATTCATGTCTTAAATAATTGGTCGTGTATTCCCACAGAAACATACCCCTTATGGACAGATATTATAGAAGCAATTGGATTTTATCCTTATATTGAAAAAAATAAAGAAACAATGGCAATACAATCATTATCCGATATGGTGCGTCAAAAAACTCATTTGTCAGACCATTTGCCTACGACATATATGCATAGTGAGCAAAAAGTACTATCCGACTATTTGCTCTCTGGAAAAAACGTTATCGCAAGTGCGCCTACAAGTTTTGGAAAAAGCCTTCTTATTGAAGAACTAGTTGCTTCAAGTAAATATAAGAACATTGTTATAATTCAGCCTACACTTGCATTGCTGGATGAAACACGTTTAAAACTAAAAAAATATTCTGCCAACTATAAAATAATCGTCCGCACAACACAACCTGCAGCAAATGATAAAGGTAACCTTTTTTTGCTAACAGCAGAAAGAGTAATGGAATACGATCCATTACCTCATATTGATTTATTAATTATAGATGAATTTTATAAACTTAGTCTAAGACGAGTGGACGAGAGAGCTGACACCCTAAATAATGCCTTTCTTAAAATAATCGGCAATTTTAATTCTAAATTCTATTTTCTCGGCCCCAATATTGATGGCATCACTGATGGTTTTGCAGATAAATACGATGCGGTTTTTTATAAATCCGATTATTCACTTGTTGATTGCAATATAATTGACATGACTTCCTCTATTGATTATTCAAAAAAAGGAAAAGTCTTAGACGAAGAAAAATGCAAAGTACTTTGCAAACTGCTTGACAGTTTAAGAGACGAGCAAACACTAATATATTGTTCTTCGCCGGCGAGGGCTCGGCGTTTTGCAAGATATTATTTGGATCATTTAGTTGCTAATGGCACTATTACAACTAACTCCTTACCTTTGATTGACTGGATCAAAGCAAATATATCTTCACAGTGGAGTTTGGCTGATGAGCTTAGTCACGGATTAGCAATACATGACGGCTCACTACAAAAACATATCGGCGCTTCAATAATTAAATACTTTAATGAGGGTTGGTTACGATGTATTTTTTGTACTTCAACAATAATTGAGGGTGTAAATACAAGCGCAAAGAATGTTATACTATTTGACGGGAATAAAGGTGGCAAAAGCGTCGATTTCTTTGACTATAGTAATATCAAGGGACGTTCTGGCCGAATGATGGAACATTATGTAGGGAGAATATTTAATTTTGTTGTCCCACCACCAAAAGAAAAAATAGTAATTGATATACCATTCTTTGAGCAAAATCCGATTTCTGATGAAATTCTTATAAATATTCCCATACAAGATGTAAAGGACCATATTAAAGCAAGACATGAAGAATTACACAAAACTCAAGCTGATTTATTAAAAATAATCAAACAAAATGGCGTTTCAATTAATGGACAGATAAGTATTTACTATCAGCTTGAACTAGATATAAACAGCTCTAAATATTCCGATTTTTCCTGGACACAAATGCCCAATTGGGAACAAATATTATATGTACTTAGTATTGCAGAAAAAAAATTATTTAATATCGACCATCATGGCGTTAGTTCTGTTAAGCAATTAACTCGGTATTTAAATGATTATAGAAAAGGCAAGAATATCATGAACATTGTAGATAATATATATCAAAATAAGATTGATAGTGTTCGTCCAGAAACTGCACAAAGAAATTCTAAAAAATACTACGATGAAGCCATAGAGCAGGCTTTTCACATATATCGCCACTGGTTTCTATTTACTGTTCCAAAAACTTTTCGTGTAGTTGATAGCCTTCAAAGATATGTTTGTGATCGCCATGGGCGCAAGGCAGGATCTTATAGCTATTTTGTTCAACAGTTGGAAAACGACTTTTTATCAGAAGATTTATCAATACTAATAGAGTTTGGTATGCCTACCAGCGCCGTCAGAAAATTAGAGCCTAAAATACCTAATGGATTAACCGAAGATGCAATTATCGAATACATTCAAAAACACAAACAACAACTTACTTCAAATTGGCTCCAGTATGAGATTGATAAGCTAAATCAATGCCTATAG
- a CDS encoding ATP-dependent helicase has product MNEYFKIKLSQISDDEKQIEAYNSTGNTVVIAGPGSGKTTVLTLKVMRLLSEVITPPRGLACLTFSREASREFQERLKLLGLQRRGNVFLGTVHSFCLSEVLTPFAKLYPNYGIPYPIKIISDSKRKRLFQRIKKQIPDELTIEEMDKERTRDISGFSKVSIPSYDVALRVAVAFERELFSRGYIDYISMVKIATMLIQNEAYVQQALEAKFPWLVIDEYQDLGKPLHEMVLSLLQSTNIKIFAVGDADQSIYDFQGASPEYLVELSEWKSVNQCIRLINNYRSAKGIIEASETVLNIKRNYKARGALKDYPANIEFFVCEEGMNEQYQVATSIIEDYIAEGIPFHEIAILAGYNNQLKELGKLCQSKGIPYYLAKQDFIRSDFIKWMENCAAWVSSSRKVLFDDIFEYWDFLLRQHRQSIDYDNRILAKRNLYTILDKSRHYANTLVQWFDFALDSLQIETLLQDSEIYPDEIENLIKLNELLNDESYRDFSLGQFTNLGLPENRVVLSTRHGAKGLEFDIVIMLGMEEGSFPYYKNTSQREIDEAHRLCFVSVSRARKKCILVRSKTLSIPKRDGTWWNKPCEPSRFWNMLYSRHS; this is encoded by the coding sequence ATGAATGAGTACTTTAAAATCAAACTTTCTCAAATTAGTGATGATGAAAAGCAAATTGAAGCGTATAACTCCACAGGTAACACCGTTGTTATAGCAGGCCCAGGCAGTGGAAAAACCACGGTTTTAACGCTGAAGGTTATGCGTCTGTTAAGCGAAGTCATTACCCCTCCAAGAGGATTAGCTTGTCTTACCTTTAGCCGTGAAGCCTCCCGTGAATTTCAGGAGCGTTTGAAATTACTGGGACTCCAAAGACGTGGCAATGTATTTTTGGGAACCGTTCATAGTTTTTGTTTATCAGAAGTATTGACACCTTTTGCAAAACTATATCCTAATTACGGAATACCCTATCCGATTAAAATTATTTCCGATTCGAAAAGAAAACGGCTGTTTCAGCGTATAAAAAAACAAATACCTGATGAGTTAACTATTGAAGAGATGGATAAAGAGCGAACTCGTGACATTAGTGGATTCAGTAAGGTGTCTATACCTAGTTATGATGTTGCTTTGCGGGTTGCCGTAGCATTTGAGAGAGAACTGTTCAGCCGTGGTTATATCGATTATATCAGTATGGTAAAAATCGCGACCATGCTTATCCAAAATGAAGCTTATGTGCAACAAGCCCTGGAAGCAAAATTTCCATGGCTTGTTATTGATGAATATCAGGATTTGGGAAAGCCATTGCATGAAATGGTTCTATCACTTTTGCAAAGTACAAATATTAAGATTTTTGCTGTTGGCGATGCAGATCAATCAATATATGATTTTCAAGGAGCTTCGCCAGAATATCTCGTTGAATTATCCGAATGGAAATCTGTCAACCAATGTATTCGGTTAATTAATAATTATCGCAGCGCCAAAGGTATTATCGAAGCATCGGAGACTGTTTTGAATATTAAACGCAATTACAAAGCGCGCGGCGCGCTTAAAGATTACCCGGCGAACATTGAATTTTTTGTATGCGAAGAGGGGATGAACGAACAATACCAGGTTGCAACTAGTATTATCGAAGACTATATTGCAGAAGGTATACCGTTTCATGAGATTGCGATTCTAGCCGGTTACAATAATCAATTAAAAGAGTTAGGAAAGCTCTGTCAGAGTAAGGGAATTCCTTATTATTTAGCCAAGCAAGATTTCATCAGGAGCGATTTTATAAAATGGATGGAAAACTGCGCTGCATGGGTGTCATCTTCTCGTAAAGTCTTATTTGATGATATCTTTGAATATTGGGACTTCTTGTTAAGGCAGCACAGGCAATCAATTGATTATGATAACAGGATTTTAGCCAAGCGGAATCTCTATACCATTCTGGATAAAAGCCGTCACTATGCGAATACGCTTGTACAGTGGTTTGATTTTGCCCTTGATTCGCTACAAATAGAGACTTTATTGCAGGATTCGGAAATATATCCGGATGAAATCGAAAATCTAATAAAACTCAATGAGTTGCTAAACGATGAATCTTATAGGGATTTTTCGTTAGGCCAGTTCACTAATCTTGGGCTTCCAGAGAACCGAGTTGTTTTATCTACAAGACATGGGGCTAAAGGTTTGGAATTTGATATTGTTATTATGCTTGGTATGGAAGAAGGGAGCTTTCCATATTACAAAAATACCTCTCAGCGAGAAATCGATGAAGCTCATAGGCTTTGCTTTGTTTCTGTGAGTCGAGCAAGAAAAAAGTGTATATTGGTACGTTCTAAGACGTTAAGTATACCAAAACGAGATGGCACATGGTGGAATAAACCATGTGAACCGTCTAGGTTCTGGAATATGTTATATAGCCGTCATTCCTAA